A single Bifidobacterium scardovii JCM 12489 = DSM 13734 DNA region contains:
- a CDS encoding sugar O-acetyltransferase: protein MSDVTINDAGASGGQHRQTPAEYAEEHYFQNDSRTNRERMLAGDFYIGGDDPDSARISQQGYALCDEYYRATVGADPDAGRFLKRLVGSIGEDSYVKPPLFVDYGENVHIGRRTFVNMNLTALDVVDITIGDDCQIGPNVQLLTPVHPIDPVPRRDKLEAAKPIVIGDNVWLGGGVIVCPGVTIGSNSVIGAGSVVTRDIPANVVAVGNPCRVLRPIDDRD from the coding sequence ATGAGCGACGTCACGATCAACGATGCCGGCGCGTCCGGTGGGCAGCACAGGCAGACCCCGGCCGAATACGCCGAGGAACACTATTTCCAGAACGACTCGCGCACCAACCGCGAGCGCATGCTCGCCGGCGACTTCTATATCGGCGGCGACGACCCGGACAGCGCGCGCATCAGCCAGCAGGGCTATGCGCTGTGCGACGAGTACTACCGCGCCACCGTCGGCGCCGATCCGGACGCCGGCCGTTTCCTGAAACGGCTCGTCGGTTCGATCGGCGAGGATTCCTACGTCAAGCCGCCGCTGTTCGTCGACTATGGCGAGAATGTCCACATCGGCAGGCGCACCTTCGTCAACATGAACCTGACCGCGCTCGACGTCGTCGACATCACCATCGGCGACGACTGCCAGATCGGCCCCAACGTGCAGCTGCTCACGCCGGTCCATCCCATCGATCCGGTTCCGCGCCGCGACAAGCTGGAGGCCGCCAAACCCATCGTCATCGGCGACAACGTGTGGCTGGGCGGCGGCGTCATCGTCTGCCCGGGCGTGACCATCGGCAGCAATTCGGTGATCGGCGCCGGTTCCGTGGTCACCAGGGACATCCCCGCGAACGTGGTCGCCGTCGGCAATCCGTGCCGGGTGCTGCGCCCGATCGACGACCGCGACTGA
- a CDS encoding SDR family oxidoreductase: protein MAVDEFNGPRGDFYKNMFAKCPAGRPGTADEVANVAELLMSDRGAFITGTDVLIDGGATASYFYGPLRP, encoded by the coding sequence TTGGCCGTCGATGAATTCAACGGGCCGCGCGGCGACTTCTACAAGAACATGTTCGCCAAGTGCCCGGCGGGTCGCCCTGGTACGGCGGATGAGGTGGCGAACGTGGCCGAACTGCTGATGAGCGATCGTGGTGCATTCATCACCGGGACCGATGTGCTTATCGACGGCGGCGCAACCGCCAGCTACTTCTACGGCCCGCTCAGGCCGTGA
- a CDS encoding 3-hydroxyacyl-CoA dehydrogenase family protein gives MIESVDDIRTIANIGTGTMGHAIALQFAVAGYPVHLVGRSEGSLDRAMAAIRADAAELADAGLLREGESVDDVLARITRYTDYAGGVSGADFVIEAVAENLELKKTIWTEIEQAAPADAILATNTSGLSPTEIQSVLAHPERFVVAHFWNPAQLMPLVEVVPGERTDPHVADLTFDLMTRIGKKPAKLNRESLGFIGNRLQMAVLREEFHIIQEGIADAATVDNVMKYSLGRRWNLVGPIASIDLGGLDVFYNISTYLFDDMDNGTGPSPLLAEKVKAGDLGAKTGRGFFSWQGEDGKRIIEARNKALLRALKDDAADAAAAEA, from the coding sequence ATGATCGAATCGGTGGATGATATCAGGACGATTGCCAACATCGGCACGGGAACCATGGGGCATGCGATCGCGCTGCAGTTCGCGGTGGCCGGGTATCCGGTGCATCTGGTGGGGCGCAGCGAGGGATCGCTGGATCGGGCGATGGCGGCGATCCGGGCTGATGCCGCCGAACTCGCCGACGCCGGATTGCTGCGCGAAGGCGAGTCGGTGGACGACGTGCTGGCGCGCATCACTCGGTACACCGACTACGCCGGCGGCGTGTCCGGCGCCGATTTCGTCATCGAGGCGGTGGCCGAGAACCTGGAACTCAAGAAAACCATATGGACCGAGATCGAACAGGCCGCTCCGGCCGATGCGATCCTGGCCACGAACACCTCCGGCCTGAGCCCCACTGAGATCCAGTCGGTGCTGGCGCATCCGGAACGCTTCGTCGTCGCGCATTTCTGGAATCCGGCGCAGCTGATGCCGCTGGTCGAGGTGGTGCCGGGGGAGAGGACCGACCCGCATGTGGCGGATCTCACCTTCGACCTGATGACCAGGATCGGCAAGAAGCCGGCGAAGCTCAACAGGGAATCGCTGGGGTTCATCGGCAACCGGCTGCAGATGGCGGTGCTGCGCGAGGAATTCCACATCATTCAGGAGGGGATCGCCGACGCGGCCACCGTGGACAACGTGATGAAGTACAGCCTCGGCCGGCGCTGGAACCTGGTCGGCCCGATCGCCAGCATCGATCTCGGCGGGCTCGACGTGTTCTACAACATCAGCACCTATCTGTTCGACGACATGGACAACGGCACCGGCCCGAGCCCGTTGCTCGCCGAGAAGGTCAAGGCCGGCGACCTCGGCGCCAAGACCGGCCGCGGCTTCTTCTCGTGGCAGGGCGAGGACGGCAAGCGCATCATCGAAGCCCGCAACAAGGCGTTGCTGCGCGCCCTGAAGGACGATGCCGCGGACGCGGCCGCCGCGGAAGCGTAA
- a CDS encoding substrate-binding domain-containing protein, with amino-acid sequence MPQGVLARRDLSGWFGRNVKSLNIVGTMNLMHNASCFVQEGYGCAIGPAGLVSDSPDSGLTFRPLDPPMSTQLAIAWKKNQPLTPAVNAFLNALREVVQSRIAPEA; translated from the coding sequence GTGCCGCAGGGCGTGCTGGCCCGGCGCGACCTGTCCGGCTGGTTCGGCCGCAACGTCAAGTCATTGAACATCGTCGGCACCATGAACCTCATGCATAACGCCAGCTGCTTTGTGCAAGAGGGCTATGGCTGCGCCATCGGACCAGCCGGACTGGTCAGCGACTCCCCCGATTCAGGGCTCACGTTCCGCCCGCTCGACCCGCCCATGAGCACGCAACTCGCCATTGCCTGGAAAAAGAACCAGCCACTGACACCGGCCGTCAACGCATTCCTCAATGCATTGCGCGAGGTCGTGCAATCCCGCATCGCCCCGGAAGCCTGA
- a CDS encoding DUF3800 domain-containing protein — MMSSISIFVDESGERGQESEYYLLTLVFHDQNEDILERIRMYEQALRDRRLPDIPFHAGPLFNGHDDYESIPLPIRKQLFTAFYTLVWHLPITYTTFTYRKHDLRGIKELETHMKQDIINFLFTHLEWFQQYDAVKIYYDGGQPVVTYALRTAVEYALSMTAIQYRNSSPRDYRLSQVADCICALELTAQKYADKRSTVADGKMFGGIGAFKRNYLKKIRRMRLDR; from the coding sequence ATGATGAGCTCCATCAGTATCTTCGTCGACGAATCAGGAGAACGAGGACAGGAATCTGAATATTACCTGCTGACTCTGGTTTTTCATGATCAGAATGAGGATATCCTCGAGAGAATCCGCATGTACGAACAAGCATTGCGAGACAGACGCCTGCCCGATATCCCATTTCATGCCGGTCCTCTTTTCAACGGGCACGACGATTATGAGTCGATTCCTCTGCCGATACGCAAACAGTTATTTACGGCTTTCTATACGCTTGTCTGGCATCTGCCAATCACCTATACGACATTTACTTACCGCAAGCATGATCTTCGAGGTATCAAAGAACTTGAAACACACATGAAGCAGGACATCATCAACTTCCTCTTCACGCATCTTGAATGGTTCCAGCAATATGATGCCGTAAAAATCTATTACGATGGCGGACAGCCGGTTGTGACGTATGCATTGCGCACGGCCGTCGAGTATGCACTATCAATGACGGCAATCCAGTATCGGAACAGTTCCCCAAGAGATTATCGGCTTTCACAAGTTGCTGACTGCATTTGCGCGCTGGAACTCACTGCACAGAAATACGCGGATAAACGGTCGACAGTAGCTGATGGAAAAATGTTTGGAGGCATCGGTGCCTTCAAACGGAATTATCTCAAAAAGATCCGCCGCATGCGTCTGGATCGCTGA
- a CDS encoding aldose 1-epimerase family protein — protein sequence MSVNETNETNETGVGGARADMLAHMGSLQQAAYTRPIEYQEGRARGLKAIEVKNGPLRFVSMADRALDICQFEYRGENLTFLSKPGLNGRNQFDTNGLEAQRSIMGGLFFTCGFENICAPYVTPEGGKYPAGSYPMHGRIRTTPAEHVSSDAHWNAEGEYVLEVSGEMREAELFGENMVLRRRITSVYGQPSITVEDEVTNESFRDEPLMWMYHCNFGWPLLDAGAEVVIPSRKATPRDETTAADATPWNEIGAPVANRPESVYLHDLVADENGRSFAAVVNRKLGLGVVVEFDRSLFPYFMEWKSMGAGDYVVGLEPSNSSVHGRGWHEERGDLHTLAPQGTERKSLTFTVIEGAEAIDALIARRDALLG from the coding sequence ATGAGCGTCAACGAAACCAATGAAACCAACGAAACCGGTGTGGGCGGCGCGCGTGCCGACATGCTGGCCCATATGGGCAGCCTCCAGCAGGCCGCCTACACGCGCCCGATCGAGTACCAGGAGGGCCGCGCCCGCGGCCTCAAGGCCATCGAGGTGAAGAACGGCCCGCTGCGCTTCGTGTCCATGGCCGACCGGGCCCTCGACATCTGCCAGTTCGAGTACCGCGGCGAGAACCTCACCTTCCTGTCCAAGCCGGGGCTGAACGGGCGCAACCAGTTCGACACCAACGGGCTTGAGGCGCAGCGCTCCATCATGGGCGGGCTGTTCTTCACCTGCGGATTCGAGAACATCTGCGCGCCGTACGTCACGCCGGAAGGCGGCAAGTACCCGGCTGGCAGCTATCCGATGCACGGCCGCATCCGCACCACGCCCGCCGAGCATGTGAGCTCCGACGCGCACTGGAACGCCGAAGGCGAATACGTGCTCGAGGTCTCCGGCGAGATGCGCGAGGCCGAGCTGTTCGGCGAGAACATGGTGCTGCGCCGCAGGATCACCAGCGTGTATGGCCAGCCGTCGATCACGGTCGAGGACGAGGTGACCAACGAATCCTTCCGCGACGAGCCGCTCATGTGGATGTACCACTGCAACTTCGGCTGGCCGCTGCTCGACGCCGGCGCCGAGGTCGTGATCCCCAGCCGCAAGGCCACGCCGCGAGACGAGACCACGGCCGCCGACGCCACGCCGTGGAACGAGATCGGCGCGCCGGTGGCCAACAGGCCGGAGAGCGTGTACCTGCACGATCTCGTCGCCGACGAGAACGGCCGCAGCTTCGCCGCGGTGGTGAACCGCAAGCTCGGGCTCGGCGTGGTCGTCGAGTTCGACCGGAGCCTCTTCCCGTACTTCATGGAATGGAAGTCGATGGGTGCCGGCGACTACGTGGTCGGTCTCGAACCCTCGAACTCCAGCGTTCACGGCCGTGGCTGGCACGAGGAGCGCGGCGATCTGCATACACTGGCGCCGCAGGGTACCGAGCGCAAGTCGCTGACCTTCACCGTCATCGAAGGCGCCGAGGCGATCGACGCGCTGATCGCGCGCCGCGACGCCCTGCTCGGCTGA
- a CDS encoding zinc-dependent alcohol dehydrogenase family protein: protein MSDMMKAAVFVKPGEMAVKEMPKARLEADGDIVIRVVRTCVCGSDLWFFRGLSSQEPGGQTGHESIGVVEEAGPEVTSVKPGDFVVVPFPYSCGRCPVCKAGFESVCPHGGYFSACQAEYLRVPEADGTVVKVPGSPEDYDDATLASLLTISDVMSTGYHAAVSAEVKPGDTAVVMGDGAVGLCGVIAAKMRGATRIIAMSRHEDRAALAREFGATDIVPERGQAAIDKVLEMTGGYGADAVLECVGSKQSFDTAIGLIRRGGVIGRVGLPHDVEVSAEGTFYANVGIKGGPAPVRHYGLDDGLLDAVLKGEINPGRVFTGEYDLDHIQDAYEAMDRRKVIKALIRF, encoded by the coding sequence ATGAGTGACATGATGAAAGCCGCGGTGTTCGTCAAGCCGGGCGAGATGGCCGTCAAGGAGATGCCGAAGGCGCGGCTCGAAGCGGATGGTGACATCGTCATCCGCGTGGTGCGCACCTGCGTGTGCGGTTCGGATCTGTGGTTCTTCCGCGGTCTGTCCTCTCAGGAACCAGGCGGACAGACCGGCCACGAGTCGATCGGCGTGGTCGAGGAAGCCGGCCCCGAAGTCACGTCCGTCAAGCCGGGCGATTTCGTGGTCGTGCCCTTCCCGTACAGCTGCGGCAGGTGCCCCGTGTGCAAGGCCGGTTTCGAATCCGTGTGCCCGCACGGCGGCTACTTCTCCGCATGCCAGGCCGAATACCTGCGCGTGCCCGAGGCCGACGGCACCGTGGTCAAGGTGCCCGGAAGCCCTGAGGATTACGATGACGCGACACTCGCTTCGCTGCTGACCATCTCCGATGTGATGTCCACCGGTTACCATGCTGCCGTGTCCGCCGAGGTCAAGCCCGGCGACACCGCCGTGGTCATGGGCGATGGCGCGGTCGGCCTGTGCGGTGTGATCGCCGCCAAGATGCGAGGTGCCACGCGCATCATCGCCATGAGCCGCCATGAGGATCGCGCGGCGCTCGCCCGCGAGTTCGGCGCGACCGACATCGTGCCCGAGCGCGGCCAAGCCGCCATCGACAAAGTGCTGGAGATGACCGGCGGCTACGGCGCCGACGCGGTGCTCGAATGCGTGGGCTCCAAGCAGTCCTTCGACACGGCGATCGGCCTGATCCGCCGTGGCGGCGTGATCGGCCGCGTGGGGCTGCCGCACGATGTGGAGGTCAGCGCCGAAGGCACGTTCTACGCCAATGTCGGCATCAAAGGCGGCCCGGCGCCGGTGCGCCACTATGGCCTTGACGACGGCCTGCTCGACGCGGTACTCAAGGGCGAAATCAACCCCGGCCGCGTGTTCACCGGCGAGTACGACCTCGACCATATCCAGGACGCCTATGAGGCCATGGACCGGCGCAAGGTGATCAAGGCGCTGATTCGGTTCTAG
- a CDS encoding NAD(P)H-dependent oxidoreductase, giving the protein MKTLVLVFHPNLKGQSRVNAALAKAAEELPNVTVRDEYALYPDGKIDVKAEQKAVEEADRIIFQFPIFWFSSPALLKEWEDKVLEHGWAYGSEGHAFEGKEFGVAVSTGSPESAYQTGTPGRYPIEQLLIPLEGTAYYIGATWLKPFATYDAFGITDEALAQSAAQYKALLAE; this is encoded by the coding sequence ATGAAGACGCTGGTTCTCGTGTTCCACCCGAATCTGAAGGGACAGTCGCGCGTCAACGCCGCGCTGGCCAAGGCCGCCGAGGAGCTGCCGAACGTGACCGTGCGCGACGAGTACGCGCTGTACCCGGATGGCAAGATCGACGTGAAGGCCGAGCAGAAGGCCGTCGAGGAAGCAGATCGCATTATTTTCCAGTTCCCGATCTTCTGGTTCTCCTCCCCCGCCCTGCTCAAGGAGTGGGAAGACAAGGTGCTTGAGCACGGATGGGCATACGGCTCCGAAGGCCACGCCTTTGAAGGCAAGGAATTTGGCGTCGCCGTGTCCACCGGTTCGCCGGAATCGGCATACCAGACCGGCACCCCCGGCCGCTACCCCATCGAGCAGCTGCTCATTCCGCTTGAGGGCACGGCCTATTACATCGGCGCGACCTGGCTCAAGCCGTTCGCCACGTACGACGCCTTCGGCATCACCGACGAAGCCCTCGCCCAGTCCGCCGCACAGTACAAGGCGCTGCTCGCCGAGTAG
- a CDS encoding MFS transporter yields the protein MASPTSSNDCSNRLVIGCWLGLVPLPGLLAAGVLAKIDDAEIDVDGQLAAIRASLGAGRKPSFRDLIGSNGRLKPVVLAAIGFMILNQFTGINVIFYYSNSLWSAVGFSEKDSFTITAITSLINIAATVIGMTIIDRVGRKPMLLAGSVGMVVAQGGLAVLFGTAPMIGGSPVLGPVAGPLALVCANLFVVAFGVTWGTTSWVMLSEMFPNTMRGAGMAVGTAAQWLSNFVVTVSFPVLLGINVGLVYGLFAFFAFVSFFFALKCMRETKGVALEDMRA from the coding sequence ATGGCGTCGCCGACCAGCAGCAACGACTGCTCGAACAGGCTGGTCATCGGCTGCTGGCTCGGCTTGGTGCCGCTGCCGGGCTTGCTGGCGGCCGGGGTGTTGGCGAAGATCGACGACGCCGAAATCGACGTGGACGGCCAGCTCGCGGCGATCCGCGCGTCCCTCGGCGCCGGCCGCAAGCCCTCGTTCCGCGATCTCATCGGCTCGAACGGGCGCCTGAAGCCAGTGGTCCTGGCCGCCATCGGTTTCATGATTCTCAACCAGTTCACCGGCATCAACGTCATTTTCTACTATTCGAACTCGCTGTGGAGCGCCGTGGGCTTCAGCGAAAAGGACTCCTTCACCATCACCGCCATCACCTCGCTGATCAACATCGCGGCCACCGTCATCGGCATGACGATCATCGACCGTGTGGGCCGCAAGCCCATGCTGCTCGCCGGATCCGTCGGCATGGTCGTGGCTCAGGGCGGGCTCGCGGTGCTCTTCGGCACCGCTCCGATGATCGGCGGCTCTCCCGTGCTGGGGCCGGTCGCCGGGCCTCTGGCGCTGGTGTGCGCCAATCTGTTCGTCGTCGCGTTCGGCGTGACCTGGGGCACCACCTCGTGGGTGATGCTCTCCGAGATGTTCCCGAACACGATGCGCGGCGCGGGCATGGCGGTCGGCACCGCCGCCCAATGGCTGTCCAACTTCGTGGTGACCGTCTCCTTCCCGGTGCTGCTCGGCATCAACGTGGGGCTGGTCTACGGCCTGTTCGCCTTCTTCGCCTTCGTCTCGTTCTTCTTCGCGCTCAAATGCATGCGCGAGACCAAGGGCGTGGCGCTGGAGGACATGCGGGCATGA
- a CDS encoding LysR family transcriptional regulator, translated as MLNPQLETFVAVAELGSFNQAAKALYVTPSAVIKQINGLETHLGLRLFDRSKRGLTLTKAGESLLADARYMVGYAKDSLERARRASLADAGELVRIGTSPMTPAGFLVDLWPAIHRLQPELKFELVPFENTPQNAREILGNLGRNIDVVAGVYDPAFLASRHCEALSLDSVPLRCAVSVHHPLAGKRRLRLADLTGYELMIIRRGWNRSVDALRDDLEARHHGITIVDFDFYSIDVFNQCEQRDAAILTIDYWHGVHPLFKVLPVDWDYDISFGLMHGPQPSGATQAMLDAVTKVAKI; from the coding sequence ATGTTGAATCCGCAGTTGGAGACGTTCGTCGCGGTGGCTGAGCTGGGCAGTTTCAACCAGGCGGCGAAGGCTCTGTATGTGACGCCGTCGGCGGTGATCAAGCAAATCAACGGGTTGGAAACGCACTTGGGATTGCGGCTGTTCGACCGGTCGAAACGCGGCCTGACACTCACCAAGGCAGGTGAATCGCTGCTGGCGGACGCGCGGTATATGGTCGGCTATGCGAAGGATTCGCTGGAACGTGCACGTCGTGCATCGCTGGCGGATGCGGGCGAACTGGTGCGCATCGGCACCTCGCCGATGACCCCGGCCGGTTTCCTCGTCGACCTGTGGCCGGCTATCCACCGGTTGCAGCCGGAATTGAAATTCGAACTGGTGCCGTTCGAGAACACGCCACAGAACGCGCGTGAAATCCTCGGCAACTTGGGCCGCAACATCGATGTGGTGGCCGGCGTCTACGATCCGGCGTTCCTTGCAAGCCGCCATTGCGAGGCTCTGTCGCTGGACAGCGTGCCGCTACGTTGCGCGGTATCTGTGCATCATCCGCTGGCCGGCAAGCGGCGTCTGCGGTTGGCGGACCTGACCGGCTATGAGCTGATGATCATCCGTCGCGGTTGGAACCGGTCGGTGGACGCCTTGCGAGACGATCTCGAAGCGCGCCATCACGGCATCACCATTGTGGATTTCGATTTCTACAGTATCGATGTGTTCAACCAGTGCGAGCAGCGTGACGCGGCGATCCTGACCATCGACTACTGGCACGGAGTGCACCCGCTGTTCAAGGTGCTGCCAGTCGATTGGGATTACGATATCTCCTTTGGTCTGATGCACGGCCCGCAGCCTTCCGGCGCCACACAGGCCATGCTTGATGCCGTGACCAAGGTCGCCAAGATCTGA
- a CDS encoding cupin domain-containing protein: MAENNSTPITNPSAFPIGAPNDAYARYFIGQSYLAPLVSGKEVNVSNVTFEAGCRNNWHIHHKACQILIAVGGRGYYQEWGKEPVELNPGDVVYVAPETKHWHGAVPDADFAHIAIMNVVNGASNEWLEPVEAEYDALRRTGEAPKSMD; encoded by the coding sequence ATGGCAGAGAACAACAGCACCCCGATCACCAATCCCAGCGCGTTCCCGATCGGCGCGCCGAACGACGCATACGCCAGGTATTTCATCGGACAGAGCTATCTGGCGCCGCTGGTCTCGGGCAAGGAAGTCAACGTGTCCAACGTCACGTTCGAGGCGGGCTGCCGCAACAACTGGCACATCCATCACAAGGCCTGCCAGATCCTCATCGCCGTGGGCGGGCGCGGCTACTACCAGGAGTGGGGCAAGGAGCCGGTCGAGCTCAACCCAGGCGACGTGGTGTATGTGGCGCCGGAGACCAAGCACTGGCACGGGGCCGTGCCGGACGCCGACTTCGCGCACATCGCCATCATGAACGTGGTGAACGGCGCCTCGAACGAATGGCTGGAGCCGGTCGAAGCCGAATACGACGCGCTGCGCCGTACCGGTGAGGCCCCGAAGAGCATGGACTGA
- a CDS encoding GtrA family protein, with the protein MASDSDKRNGLAVLGKYVGVSATQTIVEYATFAILHLIGVPSQASNGIAVVCSATYNFVMNRNVTFKSSSNFTRSVALFVLLWIWNFTFSTLLIGWMPGATGISPYVVKFIAMACQFGWGYPLCKYVIFK; encoded by the coding sequence ATGGCATCAGACAGCGACAAGCGGAACGGGCTGGCCGTACTGGGCAAGTATGTGGGAGTCTCGGCCACGCAAACCATCGTCGAATATGCGACCTTCGCCATCCTGCACCTGATCGGCGTTCCCTCGCAGGCGTCCAACGGCATCGCCGTGGTGTGTTCGGCGACCTATAACTTCGTGATGAACCGCAATGTGACGTTCAAATCGTCCAGCAATTTCACCCGCTCCGTGGCGCTGTTCGTGCTGCTGTGGATCTGGAACTTCACGTTCAGCACGCTGCTGATCGGCTGGATGCCGGGCGCGACGGGAATAAGCCCCTACGTGGTGAAGTTCATCGCGATGGCCTGCCAGTTCGGCTGGGGCTATCCGCTGTGCAAATACGTGATTTTCAAGTGA
- a CDS encoding FAD-binding oxidoreductase, with protein sequence MHHAHCVSHRMAVAWLIALFTVPMPFVAVLAVFIAPVYREMMMTPITLGIIAYVWMLESVYLSCRPHWLDRLIGLPHMYVMHGTLGMMALLLAALHRVDLPAYGLPKTLGDIAFWLMVVLAILALMFMARPVADRVPPIGWLRRKLEHTFRHEFTVWLHRILLVAVICVWAHFHLIRYIARVLPFTVLVDCATIAVLGCYAYRMTREQFCAWHGKVTQCRTIAPNVVELSIRISAPRTSTSWEEGDFAFIRFPSIRGMREYHPFSMVNAPDGTGVIRFAIRADGDFTRRLPSAASPGTTVDLLPPFGRYRRFLDEHEASRPIIIYAGGIGVTPLLPVIFHYGARNRRRITMLYSARTQSGLLYQNELSTWQQATGNTSMLKAGQFTAEELRHAITTDALYLIAGPAAMTRAITKLLRKAGVPANDICYEPFSF encoded by the coding sequence ATGCACCACGCACATTGCGTATCTCACCGGATGGCCGTTGCCTGGCTGATCGCACTGTTCACAGTGCCTATGCCGTTCGTGGCGGTACTGGCTGTGTTCATCGCGCCAGTGTATCGGGAGATGATGATGACGCCAATCACGTTGGGCATCATCGCGTATGTGTGGATGTTGGAGTCCGTGTACCTGAGCTGCCGGCCACACTGGCTCGATAGACTCATCGGACTGCCACATATGTACGTCATGCACGGGACGCTCGGTATGATGGCGTTGTTGCTGGCCGCCTTGCACCGCGTCGATCTGCCCGCGTACGGGTTGCCGAAAACGCTGGGCGATATCGCATTCTGGCTAATGGTTGTTCTCGCGATTCTGGCACTGATGTTCATGGCCAGGCCAGTGGCGGACAGAGTGCCACCAATCGGTTGGCTCCGCCGCAAACTGGAGCATACGTTCCGCCATGAGTTCACGGTATGGCTGCATCGTATTCTACTGGTTGCGGTGATATGCGTGTGGGCGCATTTCCATCTCATCCGGTATATCGCACGCGTCCTGCCATTCACCGTGTTGGTCGACTGCGCAACCATAGCCGTACTGGGCTGCTATGCGTACCGCATGACGCGCGAGCAGTTCTGCGCGTGGCATGGCAAGGTTACGCAATGCCGTACCATAGCGCCGAATGTGGTCGAATTGTCGATCCGCATATCCGCCCCCCGAACCTCGACTTCATGGGAGGAGGGCGATTTTGCATTCATTCGTTTCCCCTCTATTCGCGGCATGCGTGAATACCATCCGTTCTCGATGGTCAATGCGCCGGACGGCACCGGCGTGATACGTTTCGCAATCCGCGCGGATGGCGATTTCACCCGACGCCTGCCATCCGCCGCCAGCCCCGGGACGACAGTCGACTTGCTGCCGCCGTTCGGTCGATACCGTCGTTTCCTTGACGAGCATGAGGCATCACGCCCCATCATCATTTACGCCGGCGGCATCGGCGTCACGCCACTGCTGCCCGTCATATTCCACTACGGCGCACGGAATCGCCGCCGTATCACCATGCTGTATTCCGCACGCACGCAATCCGGCCTTCTCTACCAGAATGAGCTCAGCACATGGCAGCAGGCTACCGGCAATACGTCGATGCTCAAGGCCGGTCAGTTCACGGCCGAAGAACTCCGGCACGCAATAACAACGGATGCTTTGTACCTCATCGCCGGACCCGCAGCTATGACCAGAGCCATCACCAAACTACTGCGCAAAGCGGGCGTCCCGGCCAACGACATCTGCTACGAGCCGTTCTCTTTCTGA
- a CDS encoding aldo/keto reductase yields the protein MEYITLNNGIKMPAAGFGVFQIKDADECARVVYDAIASGYRLIDTAQSYYNEEAVGRGIARAIDEGIVSRDELFITTKVWLNAAGYEPAKDSLAESMRKLGLGYLDLVLIHQPYGDYYGTYRAMTELYQAGRIRAIGVSNFYPDRLVDLALHADVVPAVDQIEVNPFDQKNESLKWAAKYGVQVEAWAPFAEGRGGLFTNPELTAIGENHGKSVGQVVLRWLIQRGIVPISKTTRKERMAENLNLFDFQLTPDEMAAIAKLDTATSQFFDHRTPESVEYVAKLH from the coding sequence ATGGAATACATCACCCTGAACAATGGCATCAAGATGCCCGCCGCCGGCTTCGGCGTCTTCCAAATCAAGGATGCCGACGAGTGCGCCCGCGTGGTCTACGACGCAATCGCCTCCGGCTATCGCCTCATCGACACCGCCCAGTCCTACTACAACGAGGAAGCGGTAGGCCGGGGCATCGCCCGCGCCATCGATGAGGGCATCGTCAGCCGCGACGAACTGTTCATCACCACTAAGGTCTGGCTCAATGCCGCCGGATACGAGCCGGCCAAGGACTCACTGGCGGAATCGATGCGCAAGCTCGGTCTCGGCTATCTCGACCTCGTGCTCATCCACCAGCCGTACGGCGACTATTACGGCACGTATCGCGCGATGACCGAGCTGTATCAGGCCGGCCGTATTCGCGCGATCGGCGTGAGCAACTTCTACCCCGACCGTCTCGTCGACCTTGCCCTGCATGCGGACGTGGTGCCGGCCGTGGACCAGATCGAGGTCAACCCGTTCGACCAGAAGAACGAGTCCTTGAAGTGGGCCGCCAAATACGGCGTGCAGGTCGAGGCGTGGGCACCGTTCGCCGAGGGCCGGGGCGGTCTGTTCACCAATCCGGAGCTGACCGCAATTGGCGAGAACCACGGCAAGTCGGTAGGCCAAGTCGTGCTGCGTTGGCTCATCCAGCGCGGCATCGTGCCGATTTCCAAAACCACGCGCAAAGAACGTATGGCTGAAAACCTCAACCTGTTCGACTTCCAGCTCACCCCCGACGAAATGGCCGCCATCGCCAAGCTCGATACGGCAACCAGCCAGTTCTTCGACCATCGCACTCCCGAATCCGTCGAATACGTGGCCAAGCTCCACTAA